A DNA window from Carassius gibelio isolate Cgi1373 ecotype wild population from Czech Republic chromosome A6, carGib1.2-hapl.c, whole genome shotgun sequence contains the following coding sequences:
- the LOC128015151 gene encoding PI-PLC X domain-containing protein 1: protein MTSEVSQVSLSELPMDNWMSHLPSALWDTPLCHMAIPGSHNTMTYSLDKNDRSPVDFTQPDMLKKLDKYMKPIIRPFVYKWAIAQDSSIREQLDSGVRYCDLRIAHRPNDSSNDLYFYHGVYTTITVEMALEEIREWLDVHPKEVVILSFSHFLGLNQDLHTLLVSTIKSVFGSKLCPKMEYVTLQKLWSQGHQVIVSYEHDIANHQGELWFHIPYWWANKCKAEALIEEFERRKQNGRPGSFFVTGINLTEDLKYICSHPTDSLKDMVMSAYPALLSWVKQQKPGSSTGSLNIIAGDFVTEGWFIPTVIALNENLP from the exons ATGACATCGGAGGTCAGCCAGGTGTCATTGAGTGAGCTCCCCATGGACAACTGGATGTCCCATCTGCCCAGTGCACTGTGGGATACCCCTCTCTGTCACATGGCAATTCCAG GGAGCCATAATACCATGACCTACAGTCTGGATAAGAATGACCGCTCTCCAGTGGACTTCACTCAACCAGATATGTTGAAAAAGCTGGACAAGTACATGAAACCCATCATAAGGCCATTTGTATACAAGTGGGCAATAGCACAG GATTCAAGCATCAGGGAGCAGTTAGATTCTGGAGTGAGATACTGTGACCTGAGGATAGCACATCGGCCTAATGACAGTTCAAATGATCTCTACTTCTACCATGGTGTTTATACCACTATAACTGTGGAG ATGGCATTAGAAGAGATCAGAGAGTGGTTGGATGTTCATCCAAAGGAAGTTGTCATCCTCTCATTTAGCCACTTTCTGGGCCTCAATCAAGATCTTCACACACTGCTCGTCTCAACTATAAAGAGCGTTTTTGGTTCCAAACTGTGCCCCAAAATG GAGTATGTGACACTACAGAAATTATGGAGCCAGGGTCATCAAGTTATCGTTTCATACGAGCATGATATTGCTAACCACCAAGGAGAATTGTGGTTCCATATACCTTATTGGTGGGCAAACAAGTGCAAAGCTGAAGCGCTGATTGAGGAATTTGAACGTCGGAAACAAAATGGCCGACCAG GCAGCTTCTTTGTGACTGGCATCAATCTTACTGAAGATCTGAAGTACATTTGCTCCCATCCCACAGACTCACTGAAAGACATGGTGATGTCTGCATATCCCGCATTACTTAGTTGGGTCAAGCAACAGAAGCCTGGTTCTAGCACTGGCTCCCTCAACATCATAGCTGGGGACTTTGTGACAGAGGGTTGGTTCATACCAACCGTCATTGCACTGAATGAAAATCTGCCTTGA